The genomic DNA ATGCGAACCGCAGAAGACGCAACCAAAGCTCTTAGCAAGGGAGGATGTAATTAATACTAACTCTAAAATTGGTATCAATCCAGCCTCCCCTGAAAAAACGGAACTTTGACTAGCCCGATTTCCTGCTTTTCTTATAACTTGCCTAGAGGGGTTAAAGAAAATGTAAGAGCGATTAAAATCGCTGAATTAATAACAGGTAAATCGGACTCGATCTCATTCCTCAAAAGCCCCCTGCATGACAGCAGCCGTCTTAGCTCGATCCAATTTCAACACCAAAACTCCCAAAGGTGGCAAACACAAATCCAGTGAAAAAGACTTATTGTGGAACCACCACTCATCCGTCCATTTTCCGCCCAAATTCCCCATATTGCTGCCCCCATACTCGCGAGCATCAGTATTAAACAACTCCGTATAGAAACCCGCTACAGGCACGCCTACCCGATAATGACTGTGAGGTTGCGGTGTAAAATTGCAAACCGTGACTAAAAACTCTTCCGCATCCTTAGAGCGGCGAATAAAGGCGACTACGCTGTGGCGATTATCGCTACAATCAATCCATTCAAACCCTTCTTGATTGAAATCCTGCTCATAAAGGGCTGGCTCAGTGCGGTAAAGATGATTCAAATCTGTAAAAAACTGTTTGATTCCTTGGTGAGCCGGGAATTGCATCAAATTCCATTCTAAATCCCCCCAGACATTCCACTCCCGCCACTGGGCAAACTCCATGCCCATAAACATCGTTTTCTTCCCAGGGTGAGCGAACATATAAGCAAATAACGCCCGCACATTAGCAAACTTCTGCCAGTCATCTCCTGGCATCTTGCCGAGAATATTACTCTTTCCGTGAACCACTTCGTCGTGCGATAAAGCCAACATAAAATTCTCGCTGTGGTTGTACCACATACTGAAAGTAATGTTGTTTTGGTGGAACTGGCGGAACCAGGGGTCCATGTGGAAATAGTCGAGCATATCGTGCATCCAGCCCATATTCCACTTGAGGTTAAAGCCCAAACCTCCCACATAGGTAGGCCAAGATACCATCGGCCAAGAAGTAGATTCCTCTGCGATCGATAATACCCCTGGAAAATAGCTAAAAATTACATGATTAGTTTGCCGCAAAAACTCCGCTGCTTCAATATTTTCTCGGCCCCCGTACTGGTTTGTCACCCATTCCCCAGGTTCGCGGCAATAATCTAAATACAGCATTGAAGCTACTGCATCCACGCGAATGCCGTCGATGTGGTATTTGTCAAACCAGAACAGGGCATTTGCTACTAAGAAATTCCGGACTTCGTTGCGGTTGTAGTTAAAAACCAGTGTTCCCCATTCTTTGTGCTCGCCTTTGCGGGGATCGGCGTGCTCGTATAAGTGCGTGCCATCAAAGAAAGGTAAACCGTGACCGTCTTTGGGGAAATGACCGGGAACCCAGTCTACAATTACGCCAATGCCGTGTTCGTGGCATTGGTCAACAAAATACATGAAGTCTTGAGGGTTGCCGTAGCGAGAAGTCGGGGCAAAATAACCCGTCACTTGATATCCCCAAGAGCCATCAAAGGGGTGTTCGGCGATCGGCAATAATTCTATATGGGTATAGCCCAAATCCTTAACATAGGGGATTAATTTGTGGGCTAATTCCCGATAAGTTAGAAAGCGTGCTCCGGGATTTAGTTCCGAAACTTGTACCACTGGTTCTGGTTTGCCATTGGGTAACAAGGCTGGTTCGGCAGAGTTCGCGTGTAGCCAAGAACCTAGATGGCATTCGTAAACGGAAACTGGCTGAGTCAGTGCATCTGTGTGTCGGCGGTGTTCCATCCAACCGCTATCGTTCCAGGTGTAAGCGTCTAAGTCAGTGACAATTGAGGCTGTTTTTGGTCGTACTTCTTGCTGGAAGCCATAGGGGTCTGACTTTTCGTAGGGATGCCCCTCCATATTTTTGACTTCGTACTTGTAGTGCTCACCTGCGTCTAAACCGGGAATAAATATTTCCCAGATGCCTGTTTGCCCTTTCCGCATTTGGTGTTTGCGGCCGTCCCAACTGTTGAAGTCTCCCAATAATGAAACGTTGCGGGCATTGGGGGCCCAGACTGCGAAGTATACTCCTTTGACTCCATCTACCTCAGTTAGGTGAGCACCCAATTTTTCGTAGATGCGGTGGTGGTTGCCTTCGGCAAATAGGTGGAGGTCAAATTCTGTCAGTTTGGGAGAACGGAAGGCGTAGGGGTCGTAGATGAAGCGATCGCGATCGCCTTCTTTGACTCGGAACTGATAGTTCGCTAACTCTGCTGTTTCAATTGTACATTCAAAAAAGTGAGGGTGGTGTACTGCTTGCATCGGGTACTCTGCCCTTGCTTCCGGCAACACCACCGACACTGCATCCGCGTTTGGCAGGTATGCTCGCACCGCCCAGGCTTTTTTGCCATTCTGCTCAATTAGATGTGGGCCGAGCACTTCAAAGGGGTCTTGGTGCTGATTCCAAACAATCCGGTCAATCTGTTCAAAGGGGATGCTCGTGGGCATAAAGTTACCTACCTGAATCACTGATCGCTTAACTAAATTGACTTAAAAAACCTGGAGGGGCGAGTTCACGTTACATTTATAGTTCCCTAAAATGTAGACACTGCCTAAATTTTAGGTTTGTACGCTTTTACGGTACTGGGCGAACTACAACACTCTAAAAGAGGATGAGGGATCAACCCATTTCCGATTACTTTTGTTCCAATTTTGACACTCTCACCCCTAAAAGGGATGGGATTCTTAGGAGATTTCGCTCCTAATATCCCTATCACTAGGGTTCCCACTCACACGCCGTTCGCCTATTGGCAGCGTATTATCTAGTAGGCGTTCACCCGATCGAATCAGGTTGGTTCCGACGAGTCGCGCCGTACCATTTAACTGCAAAACTTTAATTGCTTTGGTTTTGACGTTTCTTGCAGCTTGCAGAGAAAGCATCATGAATATGACCGTAGTTATTGCAAATATAGCGGTTTTCAGTTGTATGAGAATTGCTAATTGCTAATTACTAATTGCTAATTAAGAGCAATCTATCTCAATTGAAAATGGCTATGAATTTGTCACAATTGCTACTGTCTGCATCAATATGACTGCAATTACTGCAAGTTATCGAGGCAGAAAGAAGTCTATTAATAATTATAAAGTGAATGCAGTTCGATCGAAACTTTTATCCAAAATTATGCTATTGCTTAACTCGCATTGACAATGGTTTGTAATCCAGGGGGCAGAGGTTCCCGGCAGAGTTGGTGAATTTCGACAATACGAGCGAACAGCCAGGGATAGCCTTGGCTGTATTGGGGAATCAGGGCTAAGGGAGATAGCAGGGCTGCCGCAGCAATATCGGCAACACTTAGACGATCTCCAACTAGATAGGGCCCTTTTTGCCAGCGCTCCCCTAGAAACTCGATAGCACTGGCAAGGCGGCCAGTAGCCAGTTCCACCGAGGCTTGATTGATGCGGTACTGTCTGCGTACTGCTTGGATGACGATTTGACTCAACACAGACGGGTCAATGGCTTTGCCTGGGCCTGCACGAAACTGATAGTAAACAAATCGAGTTGCCGTGCCGATGCTTTCATCAAGCCAGTCTTCCAGCATCCAGGCCTCAGCTTGTAGCTGGGGATCGGGGAGCAACAGAGGAGGGGAGGGACAGTATGACTCCAGAAATTTAAAAATTTGGGTGGAGTCTGCGATCGCGGCTGGTTGACCCTCTAACTGAGGAAGGAGCACTGGTACTGTCGTTAAACCTCCCGTCAGCGGTCGGATTTTCAACAAGTGCAACCCCGGAGTCAAATTCTCAACTTGGTAAGGTAGACCCTTGTAACCCAGAGCCAAGCGAGCTTTGCGACAGTAGTGAGATGTACTGAATTGCAGTAAGAGCATCAGACACAAACTAACATTTTCATTTCCACCACAACTGATGCCATTTAAACAAAATATGTGAGGAGCGATCCGTTGAGCAGATTACAGGCTATGCCTTGAAGGAAGGTATGGCGCGATCGCTCTGACTAAGGAGACTTCTTAGGCGAAGCAGGCGCAGCACTAGGAGAAGCTGGTGCAGGGCTAGCGGCGGGAGATTCTGCTGGGCTAGGAGAAGATGCTGGAGATGAAGGACTTGGGCTAGTTCCGCTTTCGCCAGCACATGACCCTAAAACCGCAGCCAATCCAAGGGCCAAAGTCAAACGAATAAAGTTTTTGCTCATAAATTGCTCCTTAAGGTCGAAAACCGCTTCTAAAAATGTAGGCAAATTTTGCATTCCTACAAGAGACTCTACGGTTTAAGTCTTAAGCGCCTATTCTTAGCCTTAGCCCTTCGTCAGTTTTGGGGTTGACTAAGAATACCCGGTTAGAGGCGATCGCAAGACTGAAACGCCCCGTGAGTATTAGATTTTAGTGTAGAGAGTCAGCACTCTAAGTTTTTTCCGGTTTACCCGGAATCAGCGGTTAAAGCAGCGACTTTGTTCTCTACCGCACTCTAAGGTATCATAGTTTTTGCCGAGATCCGGTGGGAGCGTAAAAACTTTTTGCAGGATTTTCGCCAGTAAAATCTACGTATAGTAATTTATTTAACCACAGGCAAAAAACCCTTCAATCCGAAGGGGATAGCGGAGTTAACAACTGAATCTATAGAACGTTTGTAAACTAAATTCAAGATCAAACTGTGAATTTATTTCTGAGCTATGGTTGGTAAGACGGCTGAATGCCTCCACACATAATTAAAACTAAAGCTGCCGCACATAACATATTGGTGAAGTCTATGACTGTTGCTATGAGCTCCCCAGATTCTGCCCAACACCGCCCCTCTCGCCTAGCTGCCATTTCCTCAGCGGAAAGTAAAGTTACTCCGATTGGGCGAGCTCGGCGGACAAATGTATCTTCTCAAGCGGCTACCACTTCCGTTCCCACTATCGGCCGGGGTGCAGTTCCTACAAAGGTGGCCTCTGTCAAAATTCTGCCTAACCATCAGTTAAAACCGGTTTGGCTGCGATCGCTATTGAGCCTACAGCGTACCTCATCAGCGATCGCATTTTTGCTGCTGAGTTGTACTCTTACGGTTTACGGTTGGACAGTTTACGGCCAACAGCGTTGGAGCGAAGAATACCAAAAGCTAGAAACATTGCGACGTAGCGAACAGCAATTAAGCGCTGCTAGCGTTGTCTTAAAACATCAAATCGCTACGGCGGCGGAAAATCCCGAAACGGGTTTGGCTCCGCAACAGCCAGAGGACATGATCTTTCTGGAACCTGCGCCAGAGCGTCCCACTCCCGCAGCTAACCTAGATCCCCAGTCTACTCAGAAATCTGCTGGTGAGACACCTTTGGGATATTAACAGTTAACAGTTAACAGTTAACAGTTAACAGTTAACAGTTAACAGTTAACAGTTAACTCTAAGAAATGCCCAATTTTTATGACTTACGACTCCCGCTTTAAACGCCGTCGATCGCTAACTTCTGCACGTCCAAAATCGAATCAGCGGCCTAGAAGTTCTGTTTCCCGCCTCCCCAACAGCCAGCCTCAGAACCGCCTTCGCAAAATAGATCCTAAATATCGTCAGCAACCGCCTAGAGAACGTTTACAAAAACGGGATAAGTACCGCCCTTACATTGTCTGGGGGATATTAATGGTGTCTGGGTTGGGATTGGCTGCAAATTTGTTTTACTTACAAGTTAGGGAAGCACCAATTTTGCAAAAACGGGCGCAACAGCAGCAAATCTCGCGATCGCGCCCCTTTGTACCGAGACGACCAATTATTGACCGCAAAGGGGAGATTTTAGCGCTAGACCGCCCAGTTTATACACTCTGGGCTCACCCGAAGCTATTCAAGCAGACGAAGGGAACGATCGCGGCTAATCTTGCGCCGCTGCTGGCGGGTATGGGCGGTGGACAGACGATTACTGAGGGCGTACTGCTACAAAAGTTTAATAGTGCTGAAAGCGGGATTAAAATTGCGGACGGATTAAGTGAGGAAATGGGCGATCGCGTCAGTAACTTGTTAATCGAGAAGCAACCAGTCGATGGCTTAGAACTGATTCAGCAACAACAGCGCTTTTACCCCCAGCAGGAACTCGCGGCTGGTGTTGTGGGCTATGTAGATAGCGATCGCAATGGTCAAGCCGGGGTAGAATACAGCCAGCAAAACTTGCTAGAGCGTACAATGCCGTCCATCCGTTATAAGCGGGCGGTTAATGGTAACTGGGTTCCAGATCAACTCGCCGCAGGATTTGTCCAGTTCGATGATTTGCAATTGCAAGTGACTATAGATACCCGTTTGCAACGGGTAGCGCGATCGGCCCTCAAGCAACAAATGGAGAAATTTAAGGGGAAGCGAGGGGCTGTAATTGTGATGGACGCGCGGGATGGGGAATTGCTATCGCTGGTATCCGAACCTTCCTATGACCCCAATCAATATTTTAAATTCAATCTGGAACGGTTTAAAAATTGGGCGCTAACTGATGTTTATGAACCGGGTTCGACTTTTAAACCGATTAATATTGCGATCGCCCTAGAAGCTGATGCAGTTAAACCCGAAACCGTTTTTAACGATGAAGGTCAGATTTTCGTGGGTGGCTGGCCGATTTCCAACTACGATTACAGACAAGCAGGCCCGCGTGGCGCTGTCACTGTCACTGAGATTTTGCAGCATTCCAGCAACGTCGGCATGGTACATATCATGCAGAAAGTCAAGGCTTCAGCTTATTACAATGCCCTCGAACGTTTAGGACTAGGACAAACCACAGATTCCGACTTACCTTTTGAAGTACCCAGTCAACTCAAAAGCCGAGAACAATTTATTAGTTCGCGAGTAGAAGCTGCAACTACCGCTTTTGGCCAGGGTTTTTCCCTAACTGCGCTGCAACTCGTACAACTGTGCGGCGCTTTGGCCAATGGCGGTAAAATCGTTACTCCTCACGTTGTGCGAGGACTTTTTAGCGGAGATGGACAGCCTTTTTGGGAACTTCGCAGGCCAGCGCCAAGGCAAGTATTTTCACCAGAGAAGACAAAAGAAGTGTTAGAAATGATGGAAATGGTTGTGAAAGATGGGACGGGAAAAGCCGCGCAAATTCCCGGTTATCGCATTGCTGGGAAAACGGGAACTGCTCAAAAAGCTAATCCTACTGGTGGTTATTCAGATTATGCTAGCATTGCTAGTTTTGTGGGAATTTTACCTGTTGAATCTCCCCGTTATGTGGTGTTAGCAGTGATTGATGAACCCCAGGGAGGAACGGGGGGTTTAGTGGCCGCACCTGTTGTCAAATCAGTGATGGAAGCTTTAATTGCTGTGGAGAAGATTCCGCCTGCGGAGGTTGAAAAGGAAGAAGTGAAAGTAGCAGAATAGGTGAGAAGAGGAAGTGGAAGAGATAAAATGAGGGGTCAGAAAACGCTCAAGAGTCCGATCAAACTGAATCAGATATCGATAATATTCCTAACGTCGAACAAGTAGGGGAAATTCCTCTTACAAAGGCTGGTCGCCTGGAATTAGGAAATCTCATTGATGTGAAGGATGTCACGGCTGCTGAGGCAATTTGCCTGCGGGGATGTGGTCAAAGTCAAGTTCAACAAATTGCTAGAGACTATCAGCAAATGTCAGTCGGTGCGATCGCAAATCTGGCAGCAGTAGAGGATACTAAAGCTAAGACAACTATGAAGATGAACAATCTCGAACTTGAGGCCATCGAATACCTAAGAACACCAAGCACAATTCGGGAAAAGTGCGATCGCCTCTTCAATTTGGCTTGCGAAGACAAACTGCGTTATTTTCGCATTGATTTAACCCAATTAGACAAAGCCGCTAATTATGTCATTGACGTAATCCGCGAACAATATCCCGATTTTAACATCCCATTTCACAGCCGTTGGCGACATTTTGAAGTCGGGGAAATACCGCGTATGGCGGAACTAGATAAAATCTTAGCACAACTCACCCCAATTAATAAAGCTAAAGTCAAATTTGACTTAGCAATTATCAGCGTTTTACTCGATGCAGGTGCAGGTACAAATTGGGAATATAGCGAACAGGAAACCGGACAAGTTTATCGCCGTTCCGAAGGCTTAGCAGTTGCCAGTTTTCGGATGTTTTGTCAAGGCATTTTTTCTAGTAATCCCGATTTCCCTTTCCAAGCTGATGCTGTAGCACTTTCTCAGCTAAAATTACAGACATTAGCTACAGGATTACAAGTTAATCAAAATAATCATTTAGTTGGTTTAGAAGGTAGACTAGAATTGTTGCAAAGATTAGGAAAAGTTCTCAGCCAAAATCCTCTATTATTTGGGAATGAGAATCCGCGTCCTGGGAATTTAGCCCAATATTTGCATGATAGTAAACGCTCAGGAATGATGACGATCGAAGCTGCGGAAGTATTGAGCGCTGTTTTAACAGGTTTCGGAGAAATTTGGCCAGGAAGATATACCATTTCCGGTGTGAACTTAGGCGATGTTTGGTCACATCCAGCTTTACAGGGACAAAATTTAAGTGATGGCTATATACCCTTTCACAAACTTTCTCAATGGTTAACTTACTCCCTATTAGAACCGCTACAAGAACTTGGCTTAGAAGTAATTGCATTAGATGAATTAACAGGATTGCCAGAATATCGTAATGGTGGGTTTTGTTTAGATATTGGACTGCTAAAGGTAAAAGATACAGCTATTTTTCAACAAGCTCACTTGCCTGGTTCAGAAATCATAGTAGAATGGAGAGCGCTGACTGCCAAATTGTTAGATAAAATTGCCGAACTAATTCGGAAAAAGCTAAACTTAACTACCGCAGAATTGCCGCTAGTGAAGATTTTACAAGGAGGAACCTGGACTGCGGGAAGGAAAATTGCCGCTGAATTGAGAGTCGGTGGAGTGCCGCCAATTCAGATAGAAAGTGATGGTACTGTATTTTAATCCTAATTCTGAAAAATATTGCTACAGTAGTCCTACTACTAAGATATTGTTAAAATGACTGCAAAAGTTATCGTCATCGATCATCCATTAGTGCAGCACAAGTTGACGCTTGTGCGCCAAACAAAAATCAGTACGGCAAAATTTCGGCAACTTCTCAAGGAAATGGGAATCTTATTAGCTTATGAAGTAACGCGCGACTTGCCACTCAAATATGAGAAAATCCAAACTCCCATCGCCTCAACGATCGCTCCCATGCTAGCCTCGGAAAAGAAAATGGTAATTGTCTCTATTATGCGAGCAGGTCAGGGTCTTTTAGATGGTATATTAGAACTAATACCGTCAGCAAGAGTCGGACATATTGGGCTGTATCGTGAGCCTACAACTCTGATGGCAATTGAATATTATTTTAAGGTTCCCCACGATATCGAACACCGAGATGTGTTAATTGTCGATCCGATGTTAGCAACTGGTAATTCAGCGGTGGCGGCGGTGGATAGAATTAAAGAAGTTAGCGCCATTTCTATTAAGTTTTTATGCTTGCTCGCGGCACCGGAAGGGATTAAGCACTTCCACGAACAACACCCCGATGTGCCAATTTACACGGCGGCAATTGACGAAGGTTTAGACGAACACGGTTATATTGTACCGGGCATGGGAGATGCAGGCGATCGCCTTTACGGAACAAAGTGATTATAGCAACCGCCAAGGCGGTTAGGGGTTAGGGGCTAGGGGCTAGGGGCTAGGGAAAGAAGGGGAAATAGAGGCTACGATGCTTCGATGCTCCGATGCTCAGGGAAGAAGGGAAAGAGAATAAAATAGGACTTACGCTCATGGTTCCAGAAACCGGGTTTTTGAGAGAATCTGTGGGTCACAACGAAGTATTTTCGTAAAAAACCCGGTTTCTTTGGTTGGGTGTCTAAGTCCTGTAAAAGTAAGTTCCCTCTTCCCTAGCCCCTAGCCCCTAGCCCCTAGCTATAAAAAACCCGGTTCCTTCAAGAAACCGGGTTTTTCAGATTCCGACAGAAGTTTAAGTTTCCTGTCTGCGAGTCGTAACGTCGCCCAATTTTTGGAACAGACCGAACTCGACTTGCTCTTCTAGGTCTGGGTCAATTCCAGCAAACACATCCCGGAAGAGGGTGCGGGAACCATGCCAGATATGGCCAAAGAAGAACAGCAAAGCAAAACAAGCGTGTCCGAAAGTAAACCAACCGCGAGTAGAAGTGCGGAATACCCCGTCAGACTTCAAAGTTTCGCGGTCAAATTCAAACACCTCACCCTTCTGGGCCGCACGAGCGTACTTCTTGACATCAACGGGGTTATTCAACGTTTGACCGTTCAATTCTCCACCGTAGAAGCTGACAGTAACGCCAGCTTGCTCGAAGCTATATTTCGACTCGGCGCGACGGAAGGGGATGTCAGCGCGAACTATCCCATCTTTATCGGTCAGAATAACTGGGAAGTTTTCAAAGAAGTTAGGCAGACGGCGTACCGACAATTCCCGACCTTCACTGTCTTTGAACAC from Kamptonema formosum PCC 6407 includes the following:
- the glgB gene encoding 1,4-alpha-glucan branching enzyme is translated as MPTSIPFEQIDRIVWNQHQDPFEVLGPHLIEQNGKKAWAVRAYLPNADAVSVVLPEARAEYPMQAVHHPHFFECTIETAELANYQFRVKEGDRDRFIYDPYAFRSPKLTEFDLHLFAEGNHHRIYEKLGAHLTEVDGVKGVYFAVWAPNARNVSLLGDFNSWDGRKHQMRKGQTGIWEIFIPGLDAGEHYKYEVKNMEGHPYEKSDPYGFQQEVRPKTASIVTDLDAYTWNDSGWMEHRRHTDALTQPVSVYECHLGSWLHANSAEPALLPNGKPEPVVQVSELNPGARFLTYRELAHKLIPYVKDLGYTHIELLPIAEHPFDGSWGYQVTGYFAPTSRYGNPQDFMYFVDQCHEHGIGVIVDWVPGHFPKDGHGLPFFDGTHLYEHADPRKGEHKEWGTLVFNYNRNEVRNFLVANALFWFDKYHIDGIRVDAVASMLYLDYCREPGEWVTNQYGGRENIEAAEFLRQTNHVIFSYFPGVLSIAEESTSWPMVSWPTYVGGLGFNLKWNMGWMHDMLDYFHMDPWFRQFHQNNITFSMWYNHSENFMLALSHDEVVHGKSNILGKMPGDDWQKFANVRALFAYMFAHPGKKTMFMGMEFAQWREWNVWGDLEWNLMQFPAHQGIKQFFTDLNHLYRTEPALYEQDFNQEGFEWIDCSDNRHSVVAFIRRSKDAEEFLVTVCNFTPQPHSHYRVGVPVAGFYTELFNTDAREYGGSNMGNLGGKWTDEWWFHNKSFSLDLCLPPLGVLVLKLDRAKTAAVMQGAFEE
- a CDS encoding glutathione S-transferase family protein translates to MLLLQFSTSHYCRKARLALGYKGLPYQVENLTPGLHLLKIRPLTGGLTTVPVLLPQLEGQPAAIADSTQIFKFLESYCPSPPLLLPDPQLQAEAWMLEDWLDESIGTATRFVYYQFRAGPGKAIDPSVLSQIVIQAVRRQYRINQASVELATGRLASAIEFLGERWQKGPYLVGDRLSVADIAAAALLSPLALIPQYSQGYPWLFARIVEIHQLCREPLPPGLQTIVNAS
- a CDS encoding peptidoglycan D,D-transpeptidase FtsI family protein yields the protein MTYDSRFKRRRSLTSARPKSNQRPRSSVSRLPNSQPQNRLRKIDPKYRQQPPRERLQKRDKYRPYIVWGILMVSGLGLAANLFYLQVREAPILQKRAQQQQISRSRPFVPRRPIIDRKGEILALDRPVYTLWAHPKLFKQTKGTIAANLAPLLAGMGGGQTITEGVLLQKFNSAESGIKIADGLSEEMGDRVSNLLIEKQPVDGLELIQQQQRFYPQQELAAGVVGYVDSDRNGQAGVEYSQQNLLERTMPSIRYKRAVNGNWVPDQLAAGFVQFDDLQLQVTIDTRLQRVARSALKQQMEKFKGKRGAVIVMDARDGELLSLVSEPSYDPNQYFKFNLERFKNWALTDVYEPGSTFKPINIAIALEADAVKPETVFNDEGQIFVGGWPISNYDYRQAGPRGAVTVTEILQHSSNVGMVHIMQKVKASAYYNALERLGLGQTTDSDLPFEVPSQLKSREQFISSRVEAATTAFGQGFSLTALQLVQLCGALANGGKIVTPHVVRGLFSGDGQPFWELRRPAPRQVFSPEKTKEVLEMMEMVVKDGTGKAAQIPGYRIAGKTGTAQKANPTGGYSDYASIASFVGILPVESPRYVVLAVIDEPQGGTGGLVAAPVVKSVMEALIAVEKIPPAEVEKEEVKVAE
- a CDS encoding URC4/urg3 family protein, with the translated sequence MKDVTAAEAICLRGCGQSQVQQIARDYQQMSVGAIANLAAVEDTKAKTTMKMNNLELEAIEYLRTPSTIREKCDRLFNLACEDKLRYFRIDLTQLDKAANYVIDVIREQYPDFNIPFHSRWRHFEVGEIPRMAELDKILAQLTPINKAKVKFDLAIISVLLDAGAGTNWEYSEQETGQVYRRSEGLAVASFRMFCQGIFSSNPDFPFQADAVALSQLKLQTLATGLQVNQNNHLVGLEGRLELLQRLGKVLSQNPLLFGNENPRPGNLAQYLHDSKRSGMMTIEAAEVLSAVLTGFGEIWPGRYTISGVNLGDVWSHPALQGQNLSDGYIPFHKLSQWLTYSLLEPLQELGLEVIALDELTGLPEYRNGGFCLDIGLLKVKDTAIFQQAHLPGSEIIVEWRALTAKLLDKIAELIRKKLNLTTAELPLVKILQGGTWTAGRKIAAELRVGGVPPIQIESDGTVF
- the upp gene encoding uracil phosphoribosyltransferase gives rise to the protein MTAKVIVIDHPLVQHKLTLVRQTKISTAKFRQLLKEMGILLAYEVTRDLPLKYEKIQTPIASTIAPMLASEKKMVIVSIMRAGQGLLDGILELIPSARVGHIGLYREPTTLMAIEYYFKVPHDIEHRDVLIVDPMLATGNSAVAAVDRIKEVSAISIKFLCLLAAPEGIKHFHEQHPDVPIYTAAIDEGLDEHGYIVPGMGDAGDRLYGTK